In Candidatus Roseilinea sp., one DNA window encodes the following:
- the rbsK gene encoding ribokinase — MAEVLQPNRPLVVCYGDLVTDLVMAVERLPIEADRVQSIRAISVEPGGAGNFLITAARLGARAVAFGAVGEDAYGQAVYDMLQAEGVDVSYAQRGAGSVNVLVLVIVDDAGQHVFLVRDGVGDPFVLDARSIALIRSADLFFMPGYALHERRVAGSAVLTTRIAAEAGVPVMNDLGPIVSEARVREAALEIVRLSEVSLLTADEAMRFTGEHSEAGAAQWMLARGTRHVVIKRGGEGCAVYSGDRCHSVPGIPVVARDTTAAGDAFAAGFGIAWLKHRDVRKAAEFANCVGAAKVRKLGSGRQCPTVAEVAALCPDKVS, encoded by the coding sequence ATGGCCGAAGTTCTACAGCCGAATCGCCCGTTGGTCGTGTGTTACGGCGACTTGGTGACCGACCTGGTGATGGCCGTCGAGCGTTTGCCGATCGAAGCGGATCGCGTGCAAAGCATTCGCGCCATCAGCGTCGAGCCAGGCGGCGCCGGCAACTTCCTTATCACGGCTGCCCGCCTGGGCGCGCGCGCCGTCGCCTTCGGCGCGGTTGGCGAGGACGCCTACGGCCAAGCCGTATACGACATGCTGCAAGCCGAGGGCGTGGATGTGAGCTATGCGCAACGCGGCGCCGGCAGCGTGAACGTGCTGGTGTTGGTCATCGTGGACGACGCCGGCCAACATGTCTTTCTCGTCCGCGATGGGGTGGGCGATCCGTTCGTGCTGGACGCGCGTTCGATCGCGTTGATTCGGAGCGCCGACCTGTTCTTCATGCCGGGCTATGCGTTGCACGAGCGGCGCGTCGCCGGCTCCGCCGTCTTGACGACGCGCATTGCTGCCGAGGCAGGCGTGCCCGTGATGAATGATCTCGGCCCGATCGTCTCCGAAGCGCGCGTGCGTGAGGCGGCGCTGGAGATCGTTCGGCTGAGCGAAGTGAGCCTATTGACTGCCGATGAAGCAATGCGCTTCACAGGCGAACACAGTGAGGCCGGCGCGGCGCAGTGGATGCTGGCACGCGGGACGCGCCATGTCGTCATCAAGCGAGGGGGTGAAGGCTGCGCCGTGTATTCCGGCGATCGCTGCCACAGCGTTCCCGGCATCCCGGTCGTCGCACGCGATACAACCGCCGCAGGTGATGCCTTCGCGGCTGGTTTTGGTATCGCGTGGTTGAAGCATCGCGATGTGCGCAAAGCCGCCGAATTCGCCAACTGCGTTGGCGCGGCGAAAGTACGAAAACTCGGCAGCGGCCGGCAATGCCCGACCGTTGCTGAGGTCGCGGCGCTTTGCCCGGACAAGGTCTCATAA
- a CDS encoding MFS transporter, protein MSTSTAAPTTDAPYPAIRLAPAIASLVLLRGAMDAAYRAPLPFLVYIAAAFGADPARAGWLAVALSAAGLIAPIIGPLEGRLGRRMTTLIASGAFIVVCALMPFAPSYSAALSLYLALGVAKALFTPQVQAFIGDHVPYAQRGTAIGFVELSWALGWIVGVPIFGFLIERATWWAPFVAFGLAGLAGLSLVLRLAIVREVAARATATRFDRGGLRRVWKAPAAMLVLAFGLLISFSSQLATLTYAPWLVAQFGLTPVQLGLVSIVLGVADVIAELGVIALVDRIGKRRSVLTATALYAASFMVVVAFSKNLGPMMVALFLVFLTFEYALVASLAVASEAVPDARAAMGGFVVATHSIGRIVASLIALPLFGLAGLSGVMIVAAGCTALAVVAFWFVRVGEANA, encoded by the coding sequence ATGTCCACTTCGACTGCTGCGCCGACGACGGATGCGCCGTATCCCGCGATCCGCCTGGCGCCGGCCATCGCCTCGCTCGTCCTGTTGCGCGGGGCGATGGATGCTGCCTACCGTGCGCCTCTGCCGTTCCTCGTCTACATCGCCGCAGCCTTCGGCGCCGATCCGGCCCGGGCCGGCTGGCTGGCCGTTGCATTGAGCGCCGCCGGTCTCATTGCGCCGATCATCGGCCCGCTGGAGGGCAGGTTGGGCCGTCGGATGACGACGCTCATCGCGTCAGGCGCGTTCATCGTTGTGTGTGCACTCATGCCCTTCGCACCGAGCTACTCGGCTGCCTTGTCGCTCTATCTGGCTCTGGGCGTAGCCAAGGCGCTGTTTACGCCTCAGGTGCAGGCGTTCATCGGCGACCACGTGCCCTACGCGCAGCGCGGCACTGCCATCGGCTTCGTCGAATTGTCCTGGGCGCTGGGTTGGATCGTCGGCGTGCCGATCTTTGGTTTTCTGATCGAGCGTGCGACCTGGTGGGCGCCGTTCGTCGCGTTTGGCCTGGCCGGCTTGGCCGGATTGTCGCTGGTGTTGCGCTTGGCCATCGTGCGCGAAGTTGCCGCACGTGCGACGGCGACGCGGTTCGACCGGGGCGGCCTACGGCGCGTGTGGAAAGCGCCAGCGGCGATGCTGGTGCTGGCCTTCGGGCTGCTGATTTCCTTCTCCTCGCAATTGGCCACGCTCACCTACGCGCCGTGGCTCGTTGCGCAGTTCGGCCTGACGCCGGTGCAGCTCGGGCTGGTGTCTATCGTGCTCGGCGTGGCCGACGTCATTGCCGAGCTGGGTGTGATCGCCCTGGTGGATCGCATCGGCAAGCGGCGCTCGGTGCTCACGGCGACGGCACTGTACGCTGCCTCGTTCATGGTGGTCGTCGCGTTCAGCAAGAACCTGGGGCCGATGATGGTAGCGTTGTTCTTGGTGTTCCTGACATTTGAGTATGCGCTGGTGGCGTCGCTGGCGGTGGCGAGTGAGGCGGTGCCGGATGCGCGCGCTGCGATGGGCGGTTTCGTCGTTGCGACGCACTCGATCGGCCGCATCGTCGCCTCACTGATCGCGCTGCCGTTGTTCGGCTTGGCCGGCCTAAGTGGCGTCATGATCGTCGCGGCCGGTTGCACGGCGCTGGCCGTCGTCGCGTTCTGGTTCGTACGGGTGGGCGAGGCAAATGCCTAG
- a CDS encoding branched chain amino acid aminotransferase, whose translation MVTTFRLDVNGPIGERAIARVGEHASLREASGQLPDGAYTTFRTYGGDRVLRLRQHVQRLEESVALLGNPAKLDEAATRQAVAHALRATGYPESRFRLTFAPPALFVSVEPFTPYPPSLYESGVWCVSVSLHRDNPHAKSTTFIASAADAYQALPAGAHEGLMIGEDGAVLEGLSSNFFAVMPSAIGQEAPLVLRTEEARVLAGVTRALVLEVAHEVLPVITEAVAYGDLPQARECFITSVSREILPVVRVDQIMIGDGKPGPITRALMQRFQALVQREAEPVL comes from the coding sequence ATGGTCACCACATTTCGGCTCGACGTGAACGGCCCAATCGGCGAGCGCGCCATCGCGCGGGTCGGCGAGCATGCTTCGCTCCGCGAGGCGTCCGGCCAACTGCCCGACGGAGCGTATACGACCTTCCGCACCTATGGCGGCGACCGCGTGTTGCGGCTGCGCCAGCATGTGCAACGTCTGGAAGAGTCGGTCGCGTTACTCGGCAATCCTGCCAAGCTCGACGAGGCTGCGACGCGACAGGCCGTGGCGCATGCACTGCGTGCGACCGGCTATCCCGAATCGCGCTTTCGGCTGACCTTTGCGCCGCCGGCCCTGTTCGTCAGCGTCGAGCCGTTCACGCCCTATCCGCCGTCGCTCTACGAATCCGGCGTCTGGTGCGTCAGCGTGTCGCTCCATCGCGACAATCCGCACGCCAAGAGCACGACGTTCATCGCTTCGGCAGCGGACGCTTACCAGGCATTGCCTGCGGGCGCGCACGAAGGCTTGATGATCGGCGAGGATGGCGCCGTGCTCGAGGGGCTGAGCAGCAACTTCTTTGCAGTGATGCCTTCGGCGATTGGGCAAGAAGCGCCGCTCGTGCTGCGCACCGAGGAGGCGCGCGTCCTGGCCGGCGTGACGCGCGCGCTGGTGCTGGAGGTCGCCCACGAGGTGTTGCCCGTGATCACCGAAGCCGTGGCCTATGGCGACCTGCCGCAGGCGCGCGAGTGTTTCATCACCAGCGTCTCGCGCGAAATCCTGCCGGTGGTGCGGGTGGATCAGATCATGATCGGTGATGGCAAGCCCGGCCCGATCACGCGCGCGTTGATGCAGCGCTTCCAGGCGTTGGTGCAACGCGAGGCCGAGCCGGTGCTGTAG
- a CDS encoding polyprenyl synthetase, translating to MSSANTLSDAFRRYVPLVEEEMRALINTGSQPKQFNVMLNYHLGFTDSNGAPATAPAGKRIRPMLTLLSCEACGGDCQHAVPAAAGIELLHNFSLIHDDIEDRDELRRGRPTLWKLWGEAQAINAGDAMFAFAHLALLRSAERGASPERIVRAMRAFDEMCVRLTIGQHLDLSFESRSDVNADEYMRMIEGKTAALTSSACEIGALLGGADDATVQAFAAFGRWLGVSFQLQDDVLGIWGDPAVTGKHDSDLAHGKKTLPVLYAAERDARIRRSYLEAGALRDDAVQPVREMIEAAGGKAHAEQAAQAAYTHALAALDATGLDNAACRALRELAHSLLGRTN from the coding sequence ATGTCCAGCGCGAACACATTGAGCGATGCCTTCCGGCGCTACGTTCCTCTCGTCGAAGAGGAGATGCGCGCCTTGATCAACACAGGGTCGCAACCCAAGCAGTTCAACGTGATGTTGAACTATCACCTCGGCTTCACCGATAGCAACGGCGCGCCGGCGACTGCGCCGGCCGGCAAACGCATTCGGCCGATGCTCACGCTCCTGAGCTGCGAAGCCTGCGGGGGCGACTGCCAACATGCCGTGCCCGCCGCAGCGGGTATCGAACTGCTGCACAACTTCTCGCTGATCCACGACGACATCGAGGACCGCGACGAGCTCCGGCGCGGCCGGCCTACATTGTGGAAGCTGTGGGGCGAAGCGCAAGCGATCAACGCCGGCGACGCGATGTTCGCATTCGCGCATCTGGCGCTGCTGCGCTCGGCCGAGCGCGGCGCATCACCCGAACGCATCGTGCGCGCCATGCGCGCCTTCGACGAAATGTGCGTGCGGCTCACCATCGGCCAGCACCTCGACCTAAGCTTCGAGTCGCGCAGCGACGTGAACGCCGACGAATATATGCGCATGATCGAAGGCAAGACGGCGGCGCTGACATCGAGCGCGTGCGAGATCGGCGCGCTGCTCGGCGGCGCCGATGACGCGACCGTGCAGGCATTCGCCGCATTTGGGCGCTGGCTGGGCGTTTCGTTCCAACTCCAAGACGACGTGCTGGGCATCTGGGGCGACCCGGCCGTCACCGGCAAGCACGATAGCGATTTGGCCCACGGGAAGAAGACGCTGCCGGTGCTCTACGCTGCTGAGCGTGACGCGCGCATCCGCCGCAGTTACCTCGAAGCCGGCGCATTGCGCGACGATGCCGTGCAACCGGTGCGCGAGATGATCGAGGCCGCCGGTGGCAAAGCACACGCCGAACAAGCCGCTCAAGCGGCCTACACGCACGCGCTTGCTGCCTTGGATGCGACGGGGCTGGACAACGCCGCGTGCCGCGCGCTGCGCGAACTGGCGCACAGCTTGCTGGGGCGGACGAATTGA
- a CDS encoding alpha/beta hydrolase — MYVELNGLRMFYEDRSSSDPTGVIVFLHGFPLDHSIWRHQLDYFSTRYRCIAPDLRGFGASSELKKPAEPTPLTVDTFAADIVALLDHLKIKSANFVGLSMGGYIALAIWRRLATRKLVRRLIFSNTRAAGDTPETKANRKRQAELVKTQGTRPYADEMLPRLLAPENIERCGNEVRHMIERTHPDTIVATLEALAARKDMTDWLRRVQVPTLAIVGEKDVISPPSDSELIAREVDGAKLVVVPHAGHLTPLEQPDAFNEAMFKFLR; from the coding sequence ATGTACGTAGAACTCAACGGACTCCGCATGTTTTACGAGGATCGCAGCAGCAGCGATCCCACCGGCGTGATCGTCTTCTTGCACGGCTTCCCGCTGGATCACAGCATCTGGCGACATCAACTCGACTACTTCTCGACGCGCTACCGGTGCATCGCGCCCGACCTGCGTGGCTTCGGCGCGTCGAGCGAGCTGAAGAAGCCGGCTGAGCCGACGCCGCTCACCGTGGACACCTTCGCCGCCGACATCGTCGCCTTGCTCGATCATCTCAAGATCAAGAGCGCGAACTTCGTCGGGCTGTCCATGGGCGGCTACATCGCGCTGGCAATCTGGCGCAGGCTGGCCACCCGCAAGCTCGTGCGCCGATTGATCTTCTCGAACACGCGCGCCGCCGGCGATACACCGGAGACGAAGGCCAACCGCAAGCGCCAGGCCGAGCTGGTGAAGACGCAGGGCACGCGGCCGTATGCCGACGAGATGCTGCCCCGCTTGCTTGCGCCGGAGAACATCGAGCGCTGCGGCAACGAGGTGCGTCACATGATCGAACGCACGCACCCCGACACCATCGTCGCCACGCTCGAAGCGCTGGCCGCGCGCAAGGACATGACCGATTGGCTGCGCCGAGTTCAGGTGCCGACGCTGGCGATCGTCGGCGAGAAAGACGTAATTTCGCCGCCGAGCGACTCTGAGTTGATCGCGCGTGAGGTGGACGGCGCGAAGCTGGTCGTCGTCCCCCACGCCGGCCACCTCACCCCACTCGAACAGCCCGATGCCTTCAACGAGGCGATGTTCAAATTCCTGCGATGA
- a CDS encoding FAD-binding protein: MSQADFLSALRAIFPSDRLLMAPAALAAYESDGLTAFQARPVAVVIPETQAEVIETVKACHRFGVPFVARGSGTSLSGGALPVKEGIVIALNRLNRMLKLDPQQRIAVVEPGVVNIEITKAAAPYGLLYAPDPSSQPICTIGGNVAFNSGGAHCLKYGMTSNHVLGLKVVLPDGEVAELGGESLESVDADYTGLFVGSEGLFGIALEITVRLLPKPETYRTLLAAYRSLEAAGDAVSSVIASGLLPGALEIMDNLSIQAAEAAVKPGYPLDAAALLIVELEGERSQVEAEWARLKEVIDASQPYLIKVARDDEERMKIWKGRKSAFSAVGRLSPDYIVQDGVVPRRRLGEALAEIEKLSAKWGIRVANVFHAGDGNLHPLIMFDGREPGALHRAEELASEIIDLCIQLGGSITGEHGVGMEKRQYMPRQFGETDMDAMWALRKAIDPLELANRGKVFPIGEAPALRQVGSHPLERAGAISRE, translated from the coding sequence ATGAGCCAAGCCGATTTTCTCTCCGCGCTGCGCGCAATCTTCCCATCCGATCGGCTGCTGATGGCGCCAGCCGCGCTGGCGGCCTACGAGTCGGACGGCCTCACCGCCTTTCAGGCCCGACCGGTCGCCGTTGTCATCCCCGAGACGCAGGCCGAGGTGATCGAGACAGTCAAAGCCTGCCACCGCTTCGGCGTGCCGTTCGTCGCGCGGGGCAGCGGCACCAGCTTGAGCGGCGGAGCATTGCCGGTGAAGGAAGGCATCGTCATCGCGCTCAACCGGCTCAACCGCATGCTCAAGCTCGACCCGCAGCAGCGCATCGCCGTGGTCGAGCCCGGCGTGGTGAACATCGAGATCACCAAGGCCGCTGCACCCTACGGCCTGCTCTACGCGCCCGATCCCTCCAGCCAACCGATCTGCACCATCGGCGGCAACGTCGCCTTCAACAGCGGCGGCGCGCATTGCCTGAAATACGGCATGACCAGCAACCACGTGCTGGGGTTGAAAGTCGTGCTGCCGGACGGCGAAGTGGCCGAGCTGGGCGGCGAGAGCCTGGAGAGCGTGGACGCAGACTACACCGGCTTGTTCGTCGGCAGCGAGGGCTTATTCGGCATCGCGCTGGAGATCACCGTCCGGCTGCTGCCGAAGCCGGAGACCTACCGCACGCTGCTGGCAGCCTATCGCAGCCTAGAGGCGGCCGGCGATGCCGTGTCCAGCGTGATTGCGTCCGGCCTGTTGCCCGGCGCGCTGGAGATCATGGACAACCTCTCGATCCAGGCCGCCGAGGCCGCGGTGAAGCCCGGCTATCCGCTGGATGCCGCCGCGCTGCTTATCGTCGAACTGGAGGGCGAGCGATCTCAGGTCGAAGCGGAGTGGGCGCGCCTGAAGGAAGTGATTGATGCGTCGCAACCTTACCTGATCAAGGTGGCGCGCGATGACGAAGAGCGCATGAAGATCTGGAAGGGCCGCAAGAGCGCCTTCAGCGCTGTGGGCCGGCTTAGCCCCGACTACATCGTGCAAGACGGCGTGGTGCCGCGCCGACGACTGGGCGAAGCGCTAGCCGAGATCGAGAAGCTCAGCGCCAAGTGGGGCATTCGCGTGGCGAATGTGTTCCACGCCGGCGACGGCAACCTGCATCCGCTGATCATGTTCGACGGCCGCGAGCCAGGCGCGCTGCATCGCGCCGAGGAACTGGCCAGCGAGATCATTGACCTGTGCATCCAGCTCGGCGGCTCCATCACCGGCGAACACGGCGTAGGCATGGAGAAACGCCAATACATGCCGCGCCAGTTCGGCGAAACCGACATGGACGCGATGTGGGCGCTGCGCAAGGCGATAGACCCACTGGAGCTGGCCAACCGTGGCAAGGTCTTCCCCATCGGCGAGGCGCCCGCCCTGCGCCAAGTCGGATCACACCCGCTGGAGCGCGCCGGCGCGATCTCGCGGGAGTAG
- a CDS encoding 2-hydroxy-acid oxidase: protein MSTDLIRELQEAIASSTRVRPRGAMTKLHAPANGQATLDMRRLAGVIDYQPTEFVITAWAGTPVAEVQALLAEHGQYLPFDPLLVERGATLGGTVAANACGPERYRYGGVRDFIIGTRFLDGNGNLIQGGGKVVKNAAGFDYPKLMVGSLGRLGALVDVTFKVFPKPEAYATLRVDCASLDAALALLPKLTNCPYDLNAIDLVVGAANQVAILIRVGGLAAGLPQRMDRVRALCSGGEIITGDDEVALWCAAREFAWAADGEPVVKVPLTPGRIPALDARVQPARRRYSVGGNVAWIATHALDDLDATLKSLDLTGLVLLNAPGDPRIGRRTHNAFAERVLRALDPQSKFG, encoded by the coding sequence ATGTCTACCGATCTCATCCGCGAACTGCAAGAGGCAATCGCATCGAGCACGCGTGTGCGCCCGCGCGGCGCAATGACGAAGCTCCATGCGCCGGCTAACGGCCAAGCGACGCTCGACATGCGCCGACTGGCCGGCGTGATTGACTATCAGCCGACCGAGTTCGTCATCACGGCCTGGGCCGGCACGCCGGTGGCCGAGGTGCAGGCCTTGCTGGCCGAGCACGGGCAGTACCTGCCGTTCGATCCGCTGCTGGTCGAGCGTGGCGCGACGCTCGGCGGCACCGTCGCCGCCAACGCCTGCGGGCCGGAGCGCTATCGCTACGGCGGCGTGCGCGACTTCATCATCGGCACGCGCTTCCTTGACGGCAACGGCAACTTGATCCAGGGCGGGGGCAAAGTGGTGAAGAACGCTGCCGGCTTCGACTACCCTAAGCTGATGGTCGGCAGCCTAGGCCGGCTGGGCGCGCTGGTTGACGTGACGTTCAAGGTCTTCCCCAAGCCGGAGGCCTACGCCACGCTGCGGGTGGACTGCGCTTCGCTCGACGCTGCACTCGCGCTGCTGCCCAAGCTCACCAACTGCCCGTATGACTTGAATGCGATTGATTTGGTCGTCGGGGCAGCCAATCAGGTCGCGATCCTCATCCGCGTCGGTGGGCTGGCGGCCGGCCTGCCGCAGCGCATGGATCGCGTGCGCGCGCTGTGCAGCGGCGGCGAGATCATCACCGGCGATGACGAGGTGGCGCTCTGGTGCGCCGCGCGTGAGTTCGCCTGGGCAGCCGACGGCGAGCCGGTCGTCAAAGTGCCACTCACGCCCGGCCGCATCCCTGCGCTGGACGCGCGCGTGCAGCCGGCGCGACGGCGCTACAGCGTGGGCGGCAACGTGGCGTGGATCGCGACGCATGCGCTCGATGACCTTGATGCGACGCTCAAGTCGCTCGATCTAACGGGCCTGGTGCTGCTGAACGCCCCTGGCGATCCGCGCATCGGCCGGCGCACGCATAACGCCTTCGCCGAACGCGTCCTCCGCGCGCTCGATCCCCAGAGCAAGTTCGGCTAG